TCGGAGGTTGTTTCCCTCCTGGAGATTTTCGATTAACTCCAAATCAGGCCCCAGTTTAATGGAACCGTTCTTGGTTTGGGCAAGCACTCGAAGCCCGCAGTTTTCCGGAAGAGGATCTAAAACCTTTAAATGACCGTTGCTGGTCTGAAGGTGCAATTGCTCTAAATGATGATAGACCAGTTCATCTAAAGCGATGTTTCCCATCGAGGTTTTAAAATCCAGAACTTTTGCGTCCAGGAGCTCCCCTAAAATCTTGCCATTTTTCGTTTGAAGGATCAGCTTTCCCCCATTCACTCGATGGAGTAGAATTTTACTGTTTTTAGTCTTTAATTTTCCCAGATCTTTAATAGAACATCGGCGCAACTGAATGGAACCGTTTTGGGTTTGAATATCTAATTCCTTTCCTTCGAAGTCCTCGATGAACACGGAGCCCTTTTGATTTTCCACTTTCAGAGAATTGTAAAGCATCTTTGGAAGATAAAGGGTAAGAAAACTGTAAAACCCTTTGTCAATCCTTGGCGAAAAAACAAGTCCTTCTTCACCGATATGGGATTGGAAAATCAGACCTTGCTCCTGATAATCTTCGGGCTTCATTTGGATTTTCGCCTTAAGCCTAATACAGTCCTTTTCCCAAGACTCCACCTTCACCTTTCCGTTTATGGAAGATATCTTAACACGGTGGTCTTCCAGATCACTTAAAGGAATTTCCAAAGTTTCGTGAAAGGTCTCCTTTTTAGTAAAAACATCATAGGGTTGCAATTCTTCGGATTCTAGAGCCTCTTCCACGGAATGGAGAATTTTATCCGCAAGGGAGGTGGAGGTATGGGCAATCATACTTCCCAAACGGTTCATCCGTTTACTAAAATCCTCACCGAAATCCTCGAATTTATCCTCCAGTTCCTCAAAATTT
The sequence above is a segment of the Isachenkonia alkalipeptolytica genome. Coding sequences within it:
- a CDS encoding DUF4097 family beta strand repeat-containing protein, giving the protein MKEERLLILKLLKEGNITEEEAEKLLSALEDKRDRGTFRTAKTKIDESLDSAGETFHEKRKAFKEDFEENFEELEDKFEDFGEDFSKRMNRLGSMIAHTSTSLADKILHSVEEALESEELQPYDVFTKKETFHETLEIPLSDLEDHRVKISSINGKVKVESWEKDCIRLKAKIQMKPEDYQEQGLIFQSHIGEEGLVFSPRIDKGFYSFLTLYLPKMLYNSLKVENQKGSVFIEDFEGKELDIQTQNGSIQLRRCSIKDLGKLKTKNSKILLHRVNGGKLILQTKNGKILGELLDAKVLDFKTSMGNIALDELVYHHLEQLHLQTSNGHLKVLDPLPENCGLRVLAQTKNGSIKLGPDLELIENLQEGNNLRINGRSKHLEEMDHAFDVQAYTTNGDISLF